The genome window aaacaaatgCATCCATGATATGAAAGCAAGTACAAATTGTAAGTTACTTTGTCAACTGTACTTCTTCCAAGTTACTATGGCTCTCAATTATATGAAACTTGGAATTTAAACATTTGCAAATGTACATATATACTTGTAGCTTTATGTCTTTGGTGTTGCAAAAATGACTTATAAATTGCTTATAAGAGACTTGTTTGAAGCTGGAAAAATGAGCTTATATCTTCATTCGTAAACACCCTATTTATAGTGTTTATAAGGAAACAAATCAACACAATTCAGCTAACAAtactttaaaaaatttcaacaaaaactaCTTGATAACATGATCTTTTACCTAACAAATCATAGGTATAATATTTGTTAGCAAaccaatattttttttgttaacaaaTATCCTAACAAGAATTATTCTTCTACaaactaaattattttgatatcaaACTCAATCTGATAAAATTTGTAGGGAAAACTAGCATATCTCAACACTTTATCTGGAAAGCCTCTTCAGAAAAGCAGAAAAACAAGACAACCTTTAAGAGcaggaaatgaaaagaaaaagaaaagaacataGAGATCAGCTCATGCACAGAATAAATTAGTAATACACTGAATTCAGaaataaacaagaagaaagaaagagaaataaaataaaatatttaaatatatacagaaataagaaaaactgtaaaaatattaaaaaagatGTACGTAGGAGAATATACGAATGACTATAAAAACAAGGAGGAGTGCAGTTTGTAGTTCGGCGCCATAGGAAAGTTCGTCGGCAGATGAAAAACTTGAGCCTCTccagaaaaaagggaaaaaacaaagaacactTGACAGcttaaaatgaaaaaagaaaataacatatAGAAATTTATGATGACGTTGaactcaaaaataaataataacaaaGAAAGACAGAGGAATAAAATGCGTTAGCAATTCTGCACCTCAAATAAGTAAAAAAACTTGAGCTCAATACGGAAAGAGTTAATATCGATTCCTACACAATAGCAAATTCTATGCTAGTGGAGAAGCAgatcattttggagaaaaaagCTCAAAGAAAGGGGATAGTTGGCAACGTTTGAGGAAGGGGAGAAAACACATACATGAGAACGAGTCAGGATTTTGAGCAAACAAATGGTCTTCAACAACTCCACCGCTGTGTGGTAAAAAATGGATCAAGAGCATTTTTGATGCAGGGATTGTCCCACTCTAACGATTCCCATCCTTCTTTATCTCCCCTGATTTTATGAAGAGTGCTAGGAACAGCTGGTAGTCTGTTGATGGTCGGAAGAAACAAAGGGAGCCTCTTCAACTTTGGACAATCAAATATTACAATCTCCTCAATTGAATCACAGATCATGGTTGCCTTGCAAATGTTTTTCAGTTGTGGCAGCCTATTCAGATCCAGCAACATTAAATTTGGAAGGATGACAGTGGAGGTGGCTTCACTTGAAGTCAATTGGAtgccttctcctcctccttgtTCTATACCATTGTCATTTGCTGCTACCTCCGCCAGTCCTTTGCAATCGTCGACAGAAAATACTCTTAGACTTTCAAAATTCCGCAGCAGCTGCACTGTGAATAGTTGTTTCACGTTGTGACATTTGTAAATCGACAAACGCCTCAGGGAAGAAAAGGTGCCGGGTGGAAGCAAATATGCTTCTGATTCCCCAAAAAAGAGACCCACTAGATCCGGCAAATTCCAGAGTATCAGCTCTTGCAGATATCTCAGTGGACTGAAAGACGAGTCTATCAATTGATCACGTGGAGCAGGAGAGGAAAATTGCAAGAGGAATTCTATTCCATCCAAACCACTAATCTTCAAAGAAGACAAGTCCTTTAAACTTGTAAAGTTCTTAAAAACATCTGACAAGCACCTAATGCCCATGCCGACACATCCCTTGAGTTCTAGACATTTCATATCACTTGGCAGCAGTAGCACGGGATAGTTTGACCCTTTACCGAACTTACACTGATGGAAATACAATCGTTTACGATACCTAATATCATCGACCAAGGGAATGTAGTTATGAAAAGATGAGAAGTCATCATTGATATAAAGATAATAGTATTCTGGCCACTCAGAGATTTTATAGAAGTCCGTAAAACATAAACATCCTATAAAAGTTTTTAATTGGTTCAACACTTCTGGATCATTAACTTGTACAGTACCATAGGGCGGCAATACTAGCCGCTGAAGACGGTGCAATTTGGAAAATGTCCCTATTGGTATTATCTTTCCTGTGAAAGATCGGCAATGGTCCAAGTTAAGCCTTTCGAGTTTGACTAACGACTCCAAACCTTGAGGTAAATCCTGAATCTTAGTCCTGGATAGGTCCAATTCCCTCAATTGCTTGAGCATTCCTAGTGGTGGCACAGATCGGAGCTCTTCACAATGCCCCAAAATCAAAGCAGCAAGATTCACCATGTTTGAAATAGAATTAGGTAACTCTGTTATACCTATGCACCCATTTAGATTCAAAACTTTAAGTCCACGCATGTGCTGAATAAATGAATCTGGAATTCTTTTTATGGAAAAATGAGGAATAAGCAAGGTTGATGTCATGAAGTATGAGGGAAATACAGAAGTCGTGATCTAGAATAAAGGAAAGGCGTGTTCCAGCTTGAAGAAGGAGGAAGGCGCGTTCCAGTTTGTGTGAAAGGCGCAGCTGCTCAACTTGAAGAAGAAAGGCGTGACTTACAAATCACGCCTTCTACCTGAAGTAACAGAATTATGCTTCTGTTTTTGCGCAAGTGGAGTTGATGATTCCAGAACTTCCACGTGGCCTCACCTGATTAGCTAGTTTAGAAGTTAGTTAGTCTGGAaatgccataaatggctgaagaaTCCGAGAGTTAGAGTAGATTTTTGGTCATATTATTTCCATTGATTGTAACAGAAATTGGCTCTACCaatttccctctcttttctattTCAATTCCTTCAATCTTTCCTTTTCGATTCTAAATCCGTTGATTCTGTCTCTATAATTGATCTACCTATTGTCATTTAGAAATTGAAGTTCCAATATTCATTATCATTTCCTGTTCCATTCAGTATTGTCAAGGGTTAATTCACTTCTGCTGCAAGGAAATCTGTCACCATTGCTGCATATTGGTCCAATACCataacagtggtatcagagcttagctACGAGCCATTGGGATGACAAAATCTCAGGAGGAGGTGTTAAAGAAGGATATCTCTGAGCTAGGCAGTGTGGTCAAATGTTGGGGCATAGACAAGAAAGCACAGAAAGAACTCTTAAaaatctagaccaaaaatatgAGAGTATGATGGCTATGATGGCTCAGATGATGGCAAAATTTAATGACAGGGACAAGGAGGCAGAAAGCAGTAACTCCATCGAGGGACCTAGCAAGATAGCAACACAGGAAGAAGGCTGTGGCAGATCAGAGTGGAGAGAAACTAGATCCTACACCAGAATGCCTAAAGTGGAGTTACCTAACTTCACAGGAGACAATCCCAGGGAATGGATCCGTAAGGCTAACAAGTTCTTCAAGATCAATGGAGTGGAGGAGAACTTGAAATCTGAGATTACTGAGCTATACCTGAGGGACAGAGCTGATACCTGGTTCCATGGAGTATTCAGTGGCAGGGGAACCATTCCATTGACAGAACTGGCTACTGCTTTGTGTAAAAGGTTTGGGGAGGGTACACCGGAGGAAGCTATTGAAGAATTCAACAAACTTAGGCAGGAAGGATCCATAGCAGACTACCTGGAAAAGTTCGAGCTACTCAAAGCACTGGTAATGCCTTCCCTCCCTCATTTGGCTGATTCCTACTATAAAGCATGTTTCCTAAGTGGTTTAAAGGAAGAAATAGTCAATATGGTTAAAATGGCCAAACCTACAACCCTGTCAGATGCAATAGAAGCAGCCAAGCTACAAGAAAAGAACCTGAAGGCTATGCAAAAGTTTCACAAACCCCTACCTAACAGCCCCCAGACACACAGAACCCCTTTCCACCCACAGAACCATAACAAATGGAACCCCACCCCATCCAGATCCTCAGATAAAACACCCACAGACACCTACAGAACCCCAAACAACAACACTAACCAGTTCAAAAGGATCACCCCTAGTGAGTTCAATCTTAGGAGGGAGAAAGGACTATGTTATAAATGTGCTGAACCATACACACTTGGCCATACATGTAAACAATCCCACATCCATCTTCTGCTAGTACATGATGACAATGAGAAACAGATAGCCAGTGAGGAAGGAAAGGAGACTGAACCTGAAGTTTTCTGCGATTGCATTGAAGGCAAAATTGGGGATGAACATATGGAAATCTCCATCAATGCTCTAGCGGGAGGTAGTGAGCACAAAACTATTAAATTGAAAGGGTTAGTAAAAGGGAGAACTATCACTGCACTTATTGACAGTGGTAGCACTCACTGATTTCTGGATGCACAACTGGCTAGCAACCTGAAACTGGTTAGTAGTGGTCCACCCCTAGTTGTTAAGGTAGCTAATGGGGAAAAGGTACAGTCCAACAGCCTAGCTAAACCTATAGTGTGGAAGATGCAAGGCTATGAATTACAGCACCAGTTCAATACACTGAAGCTAGAAGGATGTGATATGGTGCTGGGAGTAGACTGGCTGGCCAGATTCAGTCCTATGGAGTTTGACTTCAAGGGGCTTAGTGTGAAGTTCAAAAAAGGGAAACAGCAGGTGGAACTGAAAGGGGAGAGGGATCAGGTGCAGCTAAGGTTGATCAAAGGGAGTCGACTGCACAAGTGGGCCAGGAAACAGGCCTATGGAATTATGGCTCAGCTCAGTGCAGTCCAGGAAGAGGAACATGCCAATGCTACTACACCCCCAGAGATGGAGGAGGTACTGCAGGATTTTGAGGAGGTATTCAAAGAACCTCAAGGGTTGCCCCCTGAGAGGGGTCATGATCATTCCATTACCCTTAAAGAGGGGTCCAAACCTTTCCAGATCAGACCATACAGGTGTCCCTATGTTCAAAAGACTGAGATTGAGAAGTTGGTGCAGGAAATGTTGGGAAATGGTATCATTCAGCACAGTAACAGCCCCTTTGCATCCCCTGTACTTCTGGTAAAAAAGAAGGATGGCACCTGGAGATTCTGTGTCGATTATAGGCAGTTAAATGAACTGACAGTCAAAAACAAATACCCTATACCCCTTATTGACGAACTTTTGGATGAGTTGACAGGATCCAAATACTTCACCAAGATAGATTTGAGGGCAGGCTATTTCCAGATCAGAGT of Coffea arabica cultivar ET-39 chromosome 5c, Coffea Arabica ET-39 HiFi, whole genome shotgun sequence contains these proteins:
- the LOC113689147 gene encoding disease resistance protein RPS2-like isoform X2, with amino-acid sequence MAIVKVQNCGLRRFAQYQSWVCRDEVWRDFALRLHFTTEGTRYRKRLYFHQCKFGKGSNYPVLLLPSDMKCLELKGCVGMGIRCLSDVFKNFTSLKDLSSLKISGLDGIEFLLQFSSPAPRDQLIDSSFSPLRYLQELILWNLPDLVGLFFGESEAYLLPPGTFSSLRRLSIYKCHNVKQLFTVQLLRNFESLRVFSVDDCKGLAEVAANDNGIEQGGGEGIQLTSSEATSTVILPNLMLLDLNRLPQLKNICKATMICDSIEEIVIFDCPKLKRLPLFLPTINRLPAVPSTLHKIRGDKEGWESLEWDNPCIKNALDPFFTTQRWSC